The following are encoded in a window of Streptomyces griseiscabiei genomic DNA:
- a CDS encoding TIR-like protein FxsC: MPSMRWGMLGGALDQPYFFLSYARRDDRAAYVGRFYEDLLDALDLPGSVSDRQPTFRDVVNIMLGDDWLLELSRAVGSCRSMVALYSPAYFRSEYCGKEWTHFAARVKRYQDMTSVPPRALVPVLWEPVPQRRMPAEVRAVQYTEPGLGEEYLRHGLLQLMQSEPGGPAYTHVVEEIARRVRAAADPFNLPVDAPPAFDLSEVRGCFPVNERPELGGHVRIFVAACTKEQPPVGRSHTAYYGEAPWMWAPYSPPRVPTVVERAERVITGDGHTTSVEAVSPQLIRHLNRARHLNQACVLLVDAWSAREAPYRGALVRYDELYHPTTAVLVPCHEHDRESGTENEALWDAVRRVFERNWMRRNDPHDPVFWAPVDQHEFDDMLARAVTVTQNRIAASGHVRRLPPGGPPPSMPRL, from the coding sequence ATGCCGTCGATGCGGTGGGGCATGCTGGGGGGCGCCTTGGATCAGCCGTACTTCTTTCTCAGTTACGCCAGGCGGGACGACCGGGCGGCGTATGTGGGGCGGTTCTACGAGGACCTGCTGGACGCCCTCGACCTCCCGGGCTCGGTGTCGGACCGGCAGCCCACCTTCCGTGACGTCGTGAACATCATGCTCGGCGACGACTGGCTGCTGGAACTGAGCAGGGCCGTCGGCTCCTGCCGCTCCATGGTCGCGCTCTACTCGCCGGCGTACTTCCGCAGCGAATACTGCGGCAAGGAGTGGACCCACTTCGCCGCACGGGTGAAGCGCTACCAGGACATGACCTCCGTGCCGCCGCGCGCACTGGTCCCGGTGCTCTGGGAGCCGGTGCCGCAGCGCAGGATGCCCGCCGAGGTCCGGGCCGTGCAGTACACCGAACCGGGGCTGGGGGAGGAGTACCTCAGACATGGGCTGCTGCAACTGATGCAGTCGGAACCGGGCGGACCCGCGTACACGCACGTCGTCGAGGAGATCGCCCGCCGGGTACGCGCGGCGGCGGACCCCTTCAACCTGCCCGTCGACGCGCCTCCCGCCTTCGACCTCTCGGAGGTCCGTGGCTGTTTCCCCGTCAACGAGCGGCCGGAACTCGGAGGGCACGTCCGGATATTCGTCGCGGCCTGCACCAAGGAGCAGCCTCCGGTGGGCCGTTCGCACACCGCCTACTACGGGGAGGCGCCGTGGATGTGGGCGCCCTACAGCCCGCCACGGGTGCCGACCGTCGTGGAGCGGGCCGAGCGGGTCATCACCGGTGACGGGCACACCACGAGCGTCGAGGCCGTGAGCCCCCAGCTGATCCGCCATCTCAACCGGGCCCGCCACCTCAACCAGGCGTGTGTCCTGCTCGTCGACGCCTGGTCGGCGCGCGAGGCACCGTACCGGGGAGCGCTCGTGAGATACGACGAGCTGTACCACCCGACGACCGCCGTCCTGGTGCCCTGCCACGAGCACGACAGGGAGTCGGGCACGGAGAACGAGGCGCTGTGGGACGCGGTCAGAAGGGTCTTCGAGCGGAACTGGATGCGGCGCAACGACCCCCATGACCCGGTGTTCTGGGCCCCCGTCGACCAGCACGAGTTCGACGACATGCTGGCCCGGGCGGTGACCGTGACCCAGAACCGGATCGCCGCCAGCGGCCATGTCCGGCGCCTGCCGCCGGGCGGGCCGCCGCCGTCGATGCCCCGCCTCTGA
- the fxsT gene encoding FxSxx-COOH system tetratricopeptide repeat protein — translation MTHDDRGRGTIITFYSFKGGTGRTMALVNTAWILASNGLRVLVVDWDLEAPGLHTYLQPLLADPELTESAGVIEMVSDFARHAVTPRVGSGVDGGGAAGPPRPNGGGLPEEPDHRERARVDRYAVGTELRLPPGGKLDLLPAGVQDPDTYAVKVSTFDWGTFYRMGGADFLTALRDDMTARYDYVLIDSRTGLSDTASICTVVMPDIVVDCFTLSRQGVNGAAHVARSIRRVSHTQRDIRIVPVPMRVEDAGRDRLEAGRYQARSLFAPFLDWVPPEEQDQYWSSVEIPYKPSYAYEEIPATVGERRQDGTLLAAFERLTARLTDNRVTRLSNMPEPYRQTLRAEYERTSPIMRKDFYVSYAATDRLWADWTVTVLRAAGYEATLTPIEVDDVTAGPVTPTGLDRTLAGEGRMVVLLSPQYTALPHAREIWQRTSRRDPSGQIGMIVPLRVDDTPPPAEFAPLSAVSLAGVTAEEAVARLLTTVDRAGSVEPGSRPAAIGLAAAARLPGTPPQVIGGRPQRNAVFTGRRTLIERLRDSLLSGTTAVLPQALYGLGGVGKTQLALEYAYRFESDYDLVWWINAAEPTQIRQDLNTLAGHLGVPLGGKDLTAVCNEVLDKLRRGTPHARWLLVYDNAEKPADLDGLVPVSGPGHHILITSRNPAWAERAARIEVDLFTREESVALLRRYNQALEPAEAARVAEELGDFPLAVSLAAASLQESAMPVDTYVEMLRTQMTDILRSQSAPDYPTSAAASWSLDRLKSRTPAAAALLQLCAFFGPDPIPRDMLSGRPALELLERHDPSLSDPLLMSRLYGEIVRNGLAQVDQRTDTLTLHRLIQRVLRDQLTPDEQTAMRERAQAVLGQANPKDPDESDTWRRYATLLPHLWPTQAKESDNLPVRQWICDSVRYLWRSGDADTANSTAERVLASWLPRFGEDDALVLRLRTELGNALRDQGRLPEAYEVTRDVYERGSTILGGDHPYTLGAAMSLGADLRGVGRYADAMESDRETLRRTRRIFGDSHQRTLQAANNLAVSEFLSGNRQAARETNRDILKQRREIFGSDQRSTLNSAINYARDLRAAGAFREALKLIEDTLKRSRRALGPDHLITFRASLGAAILYRRQGEYEKAYTATSETFEQALKQLGPDHPDTLAVATNLSADLYDRGESVRGRELAKETLDRYERRFGPDHVFTLACATDLAVLQRLTGEPEAALELSTRTVDRFRRLLGPRHPYTLTCRLNHATDLSENGEHTRAVKAGREAHEGLTEILGPDHYLAIAGVSNLAALLRRDTSDEAELLHVEAGRLHDEAERRARESRELGGDHPMTRAVTRWQPIDADIEPPVT, via the coding sequence ATGACCCATGACGACCGCGGCCGGGGCACCATCATCACCTTCTACTCCTTCAAGGGCGGTACGGGCCGCACCATGGCGCTGGTCAACACCGCCTGGATCCTTGCCAGCAACGGCCTGCGCGTCCTCGTCGTGGACTGGGATCTGGAGGCCCCAGGACTGCACACCTACCTCCAGCCCCTGCTCGCCGACCCCGAACTCACCGAGAGCGCGGGCGTCATAGAGATGGTCAGCGACTTCGCCCGGCACGCGGTCACCCCACGGGTGGGCTCCGGCGTCGACGGCGGGGGCGCGGCCGGACCACCCCGGCCCAACGGGGGAGGCCTGCCAGAGGAACCCGACCACCGGGAGCGGGCCCGCGTCGACCGGTACGCCGTCGGCACGGAGCTACGGCTGCCGCCGGGCGGAAAACTGGACCTGCTGCCCGCCGGCGTCCAGGACCCCGACACCTACGCGGTCAAGGTCAGCACCTTCGACTGGGGCACCTTCTACCGCATGGGCGGCGCCGACTTCCTCACCGCGCTGCGCGACGACATGACCGCGCGCTACGACTACGTACTGATCGACAGCCGTACCGGCCTCAGTGACACCGCGAGCATCTGCACGGTCGTCATGCCGGACATCGTCGTGGACTGCTTCACCCTCAGCCGTCAGGGCGTCAACGGCGCCGCCCACGTCGCGCGTTCGATCCGCCGTGTCTCCCACACCCAGCGCGACATCCGTATCGTCCCCGTCCCCATGCGTGTCGAGGACGCCGGCCGCGACCGCCTGGAAGCGGGCCGTTATCAGGCGCGCAGCCTGTTCGCCCCCTTCCTGGACTGGGTGCCGCCCGAGGAGCAGGACCAGTATTGGAGCAGCGTCGAGATCCCGTACAAACCCAGCTACGCGTACGAGGAGATCCCCGCGACGGTGGGGGAGCGCCGCCAGGACGGCACCCTGCTGGCCGCGTTCGAACGACTGACCGCAAGGCTCACCGACAACCGGGTGACCCGCCTGAGCAACATGCCGGAGCCGTACCGCCAGACGCTGCGCGCGGAGTACGAGCGGACCTCCCCGATCATGCGCAAGGACTTCTACGTCAGCTACGCCGCGACCGACCGGCTGTGGGCCGACTGGACCGTCACCGTGCTCCGGGCGGCCGGCTACGAGGCGACGCTCACCCCGATCGAGGTCGACGACGTCACGGCCGGACCCGTCACCCCGACCGGCCTCGACCGTACGCTGGCCGGCGAGGGGCGCATGGTCGTGCTGCTCTCCCCGCAGTACACCGCGCTGCCGCACGCGCGGGAGATCTGGCAGCGGACCAGCCGCAGGGACCCGTCCGGCCAGATCGGCATGATCGTCCCCCTGCGGGTCGACGACACCCCGCCCCCGGCCGAGTTCGCGCCCCTTTCGGCCGTCAGCCTTGCGGGTGTCACCGCCGAGGAGGCGGTGGCCCGCCTCCTGACCACCGTCGACCGCGCCGGTTCGGTCGAGCCGGGGTCTCGTCCCGCAGCCATCGGACTGGCCGCGGCGGCCCGGCTCCCGGGTACTCCACCGCAGGTCATCGGGGGCCGCCCACAGCGCAACGCCGTCTTCACCGGCCGTCGGACACTCATCGAACGACTGCGCGACAGCCTGCTCTCCGGCACCACCGCCGTGCTGCCGCAGGCACTCTACGGACTCGGCGGAGTGGGCAAGACGCAACTTGCGCTCGAGTACGCGTACCGCTTCGAGTCGGACTACGATCTCGTCTGGTGGATCAACGCCGCGGAGCCGACGCAGATCCGCCAGGACCTGAACACGCTGGCCGGGCATCTCGGTGTGCCCCTTGGTGGCAAGGACTTGACGGCCGTATGCAACGAGGTTCTGGACAAGCTGCGTCGCGGCACCCCCCACGCGCGTTGGTTGCTCGTGTACGACAACGCCGAGAAGCCGGCCGACCTGGACGGTCTGGTTCCGGTCAGTGGGCCCGGTCACCACATCCTCATCACCTCGCGGAACCCGGCCTGGGCCGAACGCGCCGCGCGCATCGAGGTGGACCTCTTCACCCGTGAGGAGAGCGTCGCGCTGTTGCGCCGCTACAACCAGGCACTCGAACCCGCCGAAGCGGCTCGAGTGGCCGAGGAACTCGGGGACTTCCCGCTGGCCGTGAGCCTCGCCGCCGCCTCGCTCCAGGAATCGGCGATGCCCGTGGACACCTATGTGGAGATGCTCCGTACCCAGATGACCGACATCCTGCGCAGCCAGTCTGCCCCCGACTACCCGACCTCGGCAGCGGCCAGCTGGTCACTCGATCGGCTGAAGTCCCGCACGCCGGCCGCAGCCGCACTGCTCCAACTGTGCGCGTTCTTCGGGCCGGACCCGATCCCCCGGGACATGCTCAGCGGTCGGCCCGCCCTCGAACTGCTCGAACGCCACGACCCCAGCCTCTCCGACCCGCTGCTGATGAGCAGGCTCTACGGCGAGATCGTCCGCAACGGCCTCGCCCAGGTCGACCAGCGGACCGACACGCTGACCCTGCACCGGCTGATCCAGCGCGTCCTGCGGGACCAGCTCACCCCCGACGAGCAGACCGCCATGCGGGAGCGGGCCCAGGCCGTCCTGGGCCAGGCCAACCCCAAGGACCCCGACGAGTCCGACACCTGGCGGCGGTACGCCACGCTGCTCCCGCATCTGTGGCCCACCCAGGCCAAGGAGAGCGACAACCTCCCCGTCCGGCAGTGGATCTGCGACTCCGTCCGCTACCTCTGGCGCAGCGGCGATGCCGACACCGCCAACAGCACCGCCGAACGGGTCCTCGCCAGCTGGCTGCCCCGCTTCGGCGAGGACGACGCGCTCGTCCTGCGGCTGCGCACCGAACTCGGCAACGCGCTGCGCGACCAGGGCCGCCTGCCCGAGGCGTACGAAGTGACGCGTGATGTCTACGAGCGAGGCAGCACGATCCTCGGCGGGGACCACCCCTACACCCTCGGCGCCGCGATGAGCCTCGGCGCCGACCTGCGCGGTGTCGGCCGGTACGCCGACGCCATGGAGAGCGACCGGGAGACCCTGCGGCGGACCCGGCGGATCTTCGGCGACAGCCATCAGCGGACCCTCCAGGCGGCCAACAACCTCGCCGTGTCCGAGTTCCTGTCCGGCAACCGGCAGGCCGCCCGCGAGACCAACCGGGACATCCTCAAACAGCGCCGCGAGATCTTCGGCTCCGACCAGCGCTCCACGCTCAACTCCGCCATCAACTACGCACGGGACCTGCGTGCCGCCGGCGCGTTCCGGGAGGCGCTGAAGCTCATCGAGGACACCCTGAAGCGCAGCCGGCGCGCGCTGGGACCCGACCACCTGATCACCTTCCGGGCCTCCCTCGGCGCCGCCATCCTGTACCGGAGGCAGGGCGAGTACGAGAAGGCGTACACCGCGACGAGCGAGACGTTCGAACAGGCCCTCAAGCAACTGGGCCCCGACCACCCCGACACCCTCGCCGTCGCGACGAACCTGAGCGCGGACCTGTACGACCGGGGGGAGTCCGTGCGGGGCCGCGAGCTGGCCAAGGAGACCCTCGACCGCTACGAGCGCCGGTTCGGTCCCGACCACGTCTTCACCCTCGCCTGCGCCACCGACCTGGCGGTACTGCAACGGCTGACCGGTGAGCCGGAGGCCGCCCTGGAGCTGTCGACCCGTACCGTCGACCGCTTCCGCCGCCTCCTCGGCCCACGCCACCCCTACACCCTCACCTGCCGGCTGAACCACGCGACGGATCTGTCCGAGAACGGCGAGCACACACGCGCCGTGAAGGCGGGCCGTGAGGCGCACGAGGGGCTCACCGAGATCCTCGGCCCCGATCACTACCTCGCCATCGCGGGCGTCTCGAACCTGGCGGCCCTGCTGCGGCGGGACACCTCGGACGAGGCCGAGCTGCTGCACGTGGAGGCCGGCCGACTCCACGACGAGGCGGAACGGCGGGCCCGCGAGAGCCGGGAACTCGGCGGCGACCACCCGATGACCCGGGCGGTCACCCGTTGGCAGCCGATCGACGCGGACATCGAGCCGCCGGTCACCTGA